In the Streptomyces coeruleoprunus genome, GGGTGCCGCCCTTCGGTGTGCGGTCAGTCGATCGTGAGGCTGCGCAGGACCAGGCCCGTCGCCGGCTTCGGGCCGAACGACGTGGACTTGCGGGGCATCGTCACGCCCTGGCGGGCGAGGTCCCGGACGACCTCCTCGCGTACGGGGTGCATCAGGACCGCCGTGCAGCCGCGGCGCTCGGCCTGGGCGACGACGGCCTCCGTGTCGTGTATGTACGCGATGTGCTCGGGGGCGTCGGGCACGCGCCACAGGTGGTCCAGGAGCGTCGCGTGCAGGACCGTGGCGTCCAGCGTGCGCCAGGCCTCCGGGCGGTCGTGGGGGACGGTGCGGGCCAGCAGCGCGGGGTCCGGGCGGTCGACGAGGTGGAAGCGGCCGTCGCCTGCGAGGAGTAAGGCGTTGCCGCCCTCGGCCACGGCGGCCGCCAGTTCCTCCATGGCGGCCGGGAGCGGGGCGTCGAGGGTGCGGACGCGGAACGCGCCCTCCAGCGCGGCGAGCGCGTCGGGCACCGCGAGGCGGTGCAGGAGCCGGTGGATGGCCCGTACCTGGAGCGGGTAGCGGGAGGTGTCGATGAGGAGCACCAGGCCGTAGCTCCAGGGGCCGGGCTCGGACTGCTCCTGGAGCAGGCGCAGATACGTCGCCCAGCGGTGGTGGCCGTCGGCTATGAGCGCCTGGTGGCCGGCCAGGTCCTCGGCGGCCGCGGCCTGCTCGGCCGGGTCGGTCACCGCCCACAGGCGGTGGCTGAAGCCGTCCTCGGTGGTCGTGGCGAGGAGCGGGGTGCGCTGGATGGCGCGTTCGATGACGCCGGTGGCGCCGGTGGCGTTGCCGTCGCCGCGGTAGGTGAGGAGGAGGGGTTCCAGGTTCGCGCCGGTCGTGCGCATGAGGGCGGCCCGCTCCTCGACGACGTCCGGCATGACGTCCTCGTGCGGGAGGACGATGCCCTCGGCCGGGGAGGACAGTTCCAGGGCGCCGATCAGGCCGCGCTGGAGGAGGTCGCCCTTGCGCTGCTCGTAGACGTAGAGGGCGGGTTCCGCGTCGGCGGCCAGCACGCCCGAGCCGAGCCAGTCCTCCAGGGTCTGCGCGGCCTGCCGGGAGCGGGCGTCGGCGGTGGCCGCCTGCGGGAGGATCAGGCGGACGATGTTGTGCGGGTCGGACGATTCCAGATGGTGGAGCCCGTCGGGCCGTACCACCACGTCGTACGGGGGTGAGGTCACCGCGGCTAGGCTGCCCACCCGTTCGGGGACATAACGCAGCCCATGGAAAGGCTTCAGTCGCAGGCCGCCATTGGCCGCAAGACCTCTCGTATTCATCCTTGCATCGTATGTTGATGTGCAGATGGGTGATGATCGGGGGAGAGAGGTCGTCCGAACGAGCGAGGAGTACCGGGTGATGGGGCAGCGGTGGCGGAGCCGGCCGGACGGCAGTGCGGCGGTGCTGAGCGAGGCGTACGACACGGCGCTGCTGGACCTGGACGGCGTCGTGTACGCGGGCGGCGAGGCCATCGCGTACGCCGTGGAGGCGCTGGGCGCAGCCCGCGAGGGCGGCATGCACCTCGCGTACGTCACCAACAACGCGCTGCGGACGCCGGATGCCGTCGCCGCGCACCTGACCGAACTCGGCGTGCCGGCCGAGCCCGGTGATGTGATCACCTCGGCGCAGGCGGTGGCCCGGCTGATCGCCGAGCAGGTGCCGGCCGGGTCGCGGGTTCTCGTCATCGGCGGGGAGGGGCTGCGCGTGGCACTGCGCGAGCGGGGTCTGGTGCCGGTCGAGTCGGCCGACGACGACCCGGCCGCCGTGGTGCAGGGGTACGGCGGGCCCGAGCTGCCGTGGGGGCGGTTCGCGGAGGCGTCGTACGCGATCGCGCGCGGCGTGCCGTGGTTCGCGTCGAACACGGACCTGACGATCCCCGGTGCGCGGGGGATCGGCCCCGGCAACGGGGCGGCCGTGGAGGTCGTGCGGATCGCGACGGGCGCGGAGCCGCAGGTGGCGGGCAAGCCGCTGCCGCCCATGCACCGCGAGACGATCCTGCGGACCGGTGCGCGGCGGCCGCTGGTGGTGGGCGACCGGCTGGACACGGACATCGAGGGCGCGTTCAACGGGGACGTGGACTCGCTGCTCGTGCTGACCGGCGTGACGGACGCGGCGCGGCTGCTGGCCGCCGTGCCCGAGCACCGGCCGACGTACGTGGACGCCGATCTGCGGGGGCTGCTGACCGGGCAGCCGGAGGTGACCGGGACGGTGGCGGACGGGTTCGTGTGCGGCGGCTGGACCGCGTCGGCGGACGGGAACGCGCTGGTGCTCGACGGGGAGGGCGACCGGCTGGACGCGCTGCGGGCGCTGTGCGCGGCGGCGTGGACGCAGGCGGGTGCCGGGTCGTGCGGGCTCGACGCGGGGAAGGCGCTGGCGCGGCTGGGGTGGTGAGACCCCCTGCGGCTGCTCGGGCAGGGTAGGCTAACCTAACCCGGTGTTGATCGACAGTCCTCCCGAACAGAGCGCGGAGCCGTCGGCCGCCGAGCAGCCCCGAAAGCGTCACTCCGTGCGCGCCGCCGGGCTGGTGGCGGCCCTCGCCGTGCTGCTGGTGGTCTGTGCCGCGAGCATCGTCGTCGGGGCCAAGCCCGTCCCGCTCGGTGACGTCTGGCACGGGCTGTTCCAGAACTCCGGCACCGGCACCGACGTCCTGATCGCCGACGTGCGTGTCCCGCGCACCCTCCTCGGCCTGCTGGCCGGTGTCGCCCTCGGCCTGTCCGGCGCCGTCATGCAGGCGCTCACCCGCAACCCGCTCGCCGAGCCGGGCCTGATGGGCGTGAACGCGGGCGCGGCCGCCGCCGTCGTGACGGCCACCGGCTTCCTCGGCGTCACGTCCCTCACGGGCTACGTCTGGTTCGCGTTCGCCGGCGCCGCCGCCGTGTCGGTCCTGGTGTACGTCCTCGGCGGCGGCCGCAGCGCCACGCCCGTACGGCTCGCCCTGGCCGGCACCGCCGCGACCGCCGCGCTGTACGGGTACGTCAACGCCGTGCAGCTGCTGGACGCCGCCGCGCTCGACCGGCTGCGCTTCTGGACCGTCGGCTCGCTGGCGGGCGCCGAACTCGCGACCGTACGGCAGGTCGCGCCGTTCCTCGCCGTCGGCGTCGTCCTCGCCCTGCTGGTGGCGCGGCCCCTGAACGCGATGGAGATGGGCGACGACACCGCCCGCGCGCTCGGCGCCCACCTGAACCGCACGCGCGTCCTGGCCATGCTGTCGGTCACCCTGCTGTGCGGGGGCGCCACCGCCGCCTGCGGGCCGATCGTCTTCGTCGGACTGATGGTCCCCTACCTCGTACGCGCCGTCACCGGGCCCGACATGC is a window encoding:
- a CDS encoding DUF1015 domain-containing protein, whose protein sequence is MNTRGLAANGGLRLKPFHGLRYVPERVGSLAAVTSPPYDVVVRPDGLHHLESSDPHNIVRLILPQAATADARSRQAAQTLEDWLGSGVLAADAEPALYVYEQRKGDLLQRGLIGALELSSPAEGIVLPHEDVMPDVVEERAALMRTTGANLEPLLLTYRGDGNATGATGVIERAIQRTPLLATTTEDGFSHRLWAVTDPAEQAAAAEDLAGHQALIADGHHRWATYLRLLQEQSEPGPWSYGLVLLIDTSRYPLQVRAIHRLLHRLAVPDALAALEGAFRVRTLDAPLPAAMEELAAAVAEGGNALLLAGDGRFHLVDRPDPALLARTVPHDRPEAWRTLDATVLHATLLDHLWRVPDAPEHIAYIHDTEAVVAQAERRGCTAVLMHPVREEVVRDLARQGVTMPRKSTSFGPKPATGLVLRSLTID
- a CDS encoding FecCD family ABC transporter permease, which translates into the protein MLIDSPPEQSAEPSAAEQPRKRHSVRAAGLVAALAVLLVVCAASIVVGAKPVPLGDVWHGLFQNSGTGTDVLIADVRVPRTLLGLLAGVALGLSGAVMQALTRNPLAEPGLMGVNAGAAAAVVTATGFLGVTSLTGYVWFAFAGAAAVSVLVYVLGGGRSATPVRLALAGTAATAALYGYVNAVQLLDAAALDRLRFWTVGSLAGAELATVRQVAPFLAVGVVLALLVARPLNAMEMGDDTARALGAHLNRTRVLAMLSVTLLCGGATAACGPIVFVGLMVPYLVRAVTGPDMRWILPYAAVLSPVLLLVSDIVGRVVARPSELQVGIVTALIGGPVFLHLVRRKRMAQL
- a CDS encoding HAD hydrolase-like protein — encoded protein: MGQRWRSRPDGSAAVLSEAYDTALLDLDGVVYAGGEAIAYAVEALGAAREGGMHLAYVTNNALRTPDAVAAHLTELGVPAEPGDVITSAQAVARLIAEQVPAGSRVLVIGGEGLRVALRERGLVPVESADDDPAAVVQGYGGPELPWGRFAEASYAIARGVPWFASNTDLTIPGARGIGPGNGAAVEVVRIATGAEPQVAGKPLPPMHRETILRTGARRPLVVGDRLDTDIEGAFNGDVDSLLVLTGVTDAARLLAAVPEHRPTYVDADLRGLLTGQPEVTGTVADGFVCGGWTASADGNALVLDGEGDRLDALRALCAAAWTQAGAGSCGLDAGKALARLGW